The proteins below are encoded in one region of Astatotilapia calliptera unplaced genomic scaffold, fAstCal1.2 U_scaffold_5, whole genome shotgun sequence:
- the LOC113018190 gene encoding tripartite motif-containing protein 16-like protein — translation MAQKGVQLDRETFSCSICLDLLKDPVTTTCGHSYCRNCIKSHFDEEDRKGIHSCPQCRKTFTPRPVLEKNTMLAALVEQLKKTGLQAAPADHCYAGPEDVDEHKGHETVPAAAERTEKQKELEVRRLNIQQRIQEREKDVKLLQQEVEAINGSADKTVEDSEKMFTELIRLLQKRSSDVKQQVRSQQETEVSRVKELQEKLEQEIAELKRKDGELEQLSHTEDHNQFLHNYPSLSALSESTHSSSINIRPLRYFEDVTAAVSETRDKLQDILREEWTNISLTVTEVDVLLSPAEPKTRAGFLKYSHEITLDPNTAHRRLLLSEGNRKVTRTEQQQSYSDHPDRFTVWPHVLSRESLTGRCYWEVEWRGGGVHVAVAYKNISRAGRSNECGFGNNNKSWALRCHINRYIFLHNKVQTVLSGPRSSRVGVYLDHRAGILSFYSVSETMTLLHRVQTTFTQPLYAGLCLYFSAGVTAELIKVKQRRQVHVDP, via the exons ATGGCACAGAAAGGAGTTCAGCTGGACCGAGAAACCTTCTCTTGTTCCAtctgtttggatctactgaaggaTCCGGTGACTACAacctgtggacacagctactgcagGAACTGTATTAAATCTCACTTTGATGAAGAGGACAGGAAgggaatccacagctgccctcagtgcagGAAGACTTTCACACCGAGGCCTGtcctggagaaaaacaccatgttagcagctttagtggagcagctgaagaagactggactccaagctgctccagctgatcactgctatgctggacctgaagatg tggatgaacataaaggccatgaaacagtcccagctgcagcagaaaggactgagaagcagaaggagctCGAGGTGAGACGactaaacatccagcagagaatccaggagcgagagaaagatgtgaagctgcttcaacaggaggtggaggccatcaatggctctgctgataaaacagtggaggacagtgagaagatgttcactgagctgatccgtctcctccagaaaagaagctctgatgtgaagcagcaggtcagatcccagcaggaaactgaagtgagtcgagtcaaagagcttcaggagaagctggagcaggagatcgctgagctgaagaggaaagacggcgagctggagcagctctcacacacagaggatcacaaccagtttctacacaactacccctcactgtcagcactcagtgagtctacacactcatccagcatcaatattCGTCCTCTGAGgtactttgaggatgtgacagcagctgtgtcagagaccagagataaactacaggacatcctgagagaggaatggacaaacatctcactgacagtcactgaagtggatgttttactgtcaccagcagagccaaagaccagagctggattcttaaaatattcacatgaaatcacactggatccaaacacagcacacagacgTCTGTTATTATCTGAGGGGAACAGAAAAGTAACAAGAACAGAACAACAACAGTCTtattctgatcatccagacagattcactGTGTGGCCTCATGTCCTGAGTAGAGAGAGTCTGACTggacgttgttactgggaggtggagtggagagggGGAGGAGTTCATGTAGCAGTCGCATACAAGAATATCAGCAGAGCAGGGAGGTCAAATGAATGTGGATTTGGAAATAATAACAAATCTTGGGCATTACGTTGTCACATAAACAGATATATATTTCTGCACAACAAAGTCCAAACTGTCCTCTCAGGTCCTCGGTcctccagagtaggagtgtacctggatcacagagcaggtattctgtctttctacagcgtctctgaaaccatgactctcctccacagagtccagaccacattcactcagccgctctatgctggactttgtctttatttttcagctggaGTCACTGCAGAGTTGATTAAAGTCAAACAGAGAAGACAGGTTCATGTTGATCCCTGA